A single Drechmeria coniospora strain ARSEF 6962 chromosome 03, whole genome shotgun sequence DNA region contains:
- a CDS encoding pas: MYSVRTTYSRNRTIEGGAGTTKLDMAYISAANLGSQLSARLPLTLPFDFTLLAKHQLAAKNRPSARAVPSSRRHVTFVQGDVSSRDACGVMSNDSPTINRWELQALDVNASPPLPPASTTSLPPRCVVAPSNRSPWRSEKGMKAGDGNERIADPRCRCQYQFPPNDPAEASEDPQRSSPRTKWQKLDDPIIYPGLYSATGFDIMKILMRVLSRPNPQVELGAVDCSVALILCDLERPDHPIVYASDSFCELTGYNLQEVLGRNCRFLQRPSASPSSSSLSSTESTDKAAIRSIRLAIDARQEIQLTLRNYKKNGKPFTNILSIIPLDLDSSGSRYAVGFQVETD, encoded by the exons atgtactccgtacgcacgACGTACAGTAGAAATCGTACCATCGAGGGAGGAGCCGGGACGACCAAGCTCGATATGGCGTATATATCTGCTGCCAACCTTGGATCGCAGCTGTCTGCCCGTCTCCCTTTGACGCTGCCTTTTGATTTCACCCTGCTCGCCAAGCATCAACTTGCCGCGAAGAATCGTCCATCCGCCCGTGCGGTCCCCTCCAGTCGCCGTCACGTCACGTTCGTGCAAGGAGACGTCTCCTCTCGCGACGCTTGCGGTGTCATGTCCAACGATAGCCCGACCATCAACAGGTGGGAGTTGCAAGCCTTGGATGTAAATGCatctccccccctccctcctgcCTCTACCACTTCCCTCCCTCCACgctgcgtcgtcgctccGTCCAATCGCTCTCCGTGGCGATCGGAAAAGGGGATGAAGGCTGGTGACGGGAATGAACGGATCGCTGACCCAAGGTGCCGATGCCAGTATCAGTTCCCCCCTAACGATCCCGCCGAGGCGTCCGAGGACCCTCAGCGCTCTTCTCCGCGAACAAAATGGCAGAAGCTCGACGATCCCATCATCTATCCCGGTCTGTACTCGGCCACTGGTTTCGACATAATGAAGATTCTG ATGAGAGTCTTGTCGAGGCCGAACCCTCAGGTCGAgcttggcgccgtcgactgcTCCGTCGCCCTCATCTTGTGCGATCTCGAACGGCCTGATCACCCCATCGTGTACGCCTCCGACTCTTTCTGCGAGCTGACAGGCTACAACCTGCAAGAGGTTCTCGGCCGCAACTGCCGCTTTCTCCAAAGGCCCTCTGCAtcaccctcctcgtcgtcgctgtctAGCACCGAAAGCACGGATAAAGCGGCCATCCGCAGCATTcgcctcgccatcgacgcccGCCAGGAGATCCAGCTGACGCTCAGAAACTACAAGAAGAATGGCAAGCCCTTCACCAACATCCTGAGCATCATTCCCCTCGACCTCGATTCGTCCGGCTCTCGATACGCCGTTGGCTTCCAGGTGGAAACGGACTGA
- a CDS encoding formamidopyrimidine-DNA glycosylase, translated as MPEIAEVARIVHFLRLHLVGKKIASVSAVDDANVFGKVGTSGAAVEEALRNKKVVSAGSQGKYFWIALDKPPHLVMHFGMTGWIHIKGEKTAYTNYYKKMKDAELEQWPPRFWKFHLATEGESAAEVAFTDARRFGRVRLVDCPGGEIRKHSPLAENGPDPVLDVDIFTESYLRGRMKSRHVPVKALLLDQTVISGIGNWVADETLYQAKLHPEQYCDDFSKEEMTELYESIRYVCQTAVDKLGDSDEFPAHWLFNHRWGKGDKSGSAKLPNGDKLAFITVGGRTSCYSPAVQRKTGGIPARAKTEPDEAAVKQARKQKVPPTAAEDKADGTSRKKTRTKGVKDEESKDKDVKVLPVDLAGGRRRSARLRS; from the exons ATGCCCGAGATAGCAGAGG TCGCCCGAATAGTCCATTTCCTGCGACTGCACTTGGTTGGCAAGAAAATTGCCAGCGTgtctgccgtcgacgatgccaacgTTTTCGGGAAAGTCGGTACAAGTGGCGCGGCGGTCGAAGAAGCGCTACGGAACAAGAAA GTTGTCTCCGCTGGCAGCCAGGGCAAATACTTTTG GATCGCGTTGGATAAACCACCTCACCTTGTGATGCATTTTGGCATGACGGGCTGGATCCACATCAAGGGGGAAAAGACGGCGTACACAAACTACTACAAGAAGATGAAGGATGCCGAACTCGAGCAGTGGCCGCCAAGATTCTGGAAATTCCACCTCGCCACCGAGGGCGAATCAGCGGCAGAGGTAGCATTCACCGACGCACGGAGGTTCGGTCGCGTCCGGCTCGTGGACTGCCCCGGTGGCGAGATCAGGAAACACTCCCCGTTGGCAGAGAACGGCCCCGACCCTGTGCTGGACGTGGACATCTTCACGGAAAGCTACCTACGGGGCAGGATGAAGTCCCGGCACGTGCCGGTCAAAGCCCTTCTTCTGGATCAGACGGTCATCAGCGGCATCGGAAATTGGGTCGCGGACGAGACGCTCTACCAGGCCAAGCTCCACCCTGAACAGTACTGCGACGACTTTAGCAAGGAGGAGATGACGGAGCTGTACGAGTCGATCCGGTACGTCTGCCAGACGGCTGTGGACAAGCTCGGCGACTCGGACGAGTTCCCTGCCCACTGGCTCTTCAACCACCGCTGGGGCAAGGGCGACAAGAGCGGTTCAGCGAAGCTACCAAACGGCGATAAGCTCGCATTCATCACAGTCGGAGGGCGCACGAGCTGCTACTCGCCTGCTGTGCAAAGGAAGACGGGAGGTATACCGGCGAGGGCTAAGACGGAGCCTGATGAGGCAGCGGTGAAGCAGGCACGAAAACAAAAGGTCCCTCCCACAGCGGCAGAGGATAAAGCAGACGGTACCTCGAGGAAGAAAACGCGGACAAAGGGGGTCAAGGACGAAGAgagcaaggacaaggacgtGAAGGTGCTGCCGGTAGATTTGGCCGGCGGACGGAGGAGGTCGGCACGGTTGAGAAGCTGA